Proteins from a genomic interval of Medicago truncatula cultivar Jemalong A17 chromosome 3, MtrunA17r5.0-ANR, whole genome shotgun sequence:
- the LOC25490468 gene encoding Holliday junction resolvase MOC1, chloroplastic, which produces MESLKIQFTPEFHLTQTHFMNKLSSKLKPTISFRSFCSSSLSQTQAQTQTQNPEIIVPVRRKRRVVSSSSSDAQLKENWLASISYSSPANSTHFLSEDQNLTPKIEGCKWFLGIDPDVSGAVALLKMHDSVCSAQVFDSPHVQLLVGKRTRRRLNANSIVQLIRSFDAPAGTIAYIEQSIPFPQDGKQGWWSGGFGYGLWIGILVSSGFTVVPVPSFTWKAKFELSGSKNAKDDSRKLASTLFPSLSSLLTRKKDHGRAEALLIAAYGKDQNKSQ; this is translated from the exons atgGAATccctaaaaatacaatttacaCCAGAATTTCACCTAACCCAAACCCATTTCATGAACAAACTCTCTTCCAAACTCAAACCCACCATTTCTTTCAGATCCTTctgttcttcttctctttcccAAACCCAAGCCCAAACCCAAACCCAAAACCCTGAAATCATAGTTCCCGTAAGAAGAAAACGTAGGGTtgtatcttcttcttcttccgaTGCTCAGCTCAAGGAAAATTGGTTGGCTTCAATCTCTTACTCTTCCCCAGCAAATTCTACCCATTTTTTGAGTGAAGACCAGAACCTGACGCCGAAAATTGAGGGTTGTAAATGGTTTCTTGGAATTGACCCAGATGTTTCTGGTGCTGTTGCTTTGTTGAAAATGCATGATTCTGTTTGCTCTGCTCAG GTATTTGACTCTCCTCATGTGCAATTACTAGTTGGCAAAAGAACACGGAGACGTTTAAATGCCAATTCTATTGTTCAGTTGATCCGTAGTTTTGATGCTCCAGCTG GAACCATTGCGTATATAGAACAGTCGATCCCTTTTCCACAAGATGGGAAGCAG GGCTGGTGGAGTGGAGGATTTGGGTATGGGCTGTGGATTGGGATCTTAGTTTCCTCAGGATTTACTGTTGTTCCAGTGCCATCTTTTACTTGGAAAGCGAAGTTTGAACTCTCTGGAAGCAAGAATGCAAAG GATGATAGCAGGAAGCTTGCATCCACATTATTTCCATCACTGAGTTCCCTGTTAACCAGGAAAAAAGATCATG